One window of the Acidobacteriota bacterium genome contains the following:
- a CDS encoding phytanoyl-CoA dioxygenase family protein yields the protein MEPSCLDYRLTAKERRKFEQEGYFIVPDALPASLVGDLAAVVDRLDCRHRQTNGIDAGEMIHILDFIGRDDLFLRLLDWPLTFPKVWGILGWNIQLYHTDMVITPPGRVRPPGKKRLEWHQDSGRLNLELEGDPRPRVSLKIGFFLTDTSQPGCGNFTIVPGSHRRNRLPLPDDGVSDPPDALTVCVPPGTAVFFDRRLWHSGSPNDSDWTRKVLFYGYSYRWLRPRDDMTVDHLMDRCGPIRRQLLGAGTGGMGYTSPGPEDVPLKAWMERHLPPEAVPD from the coding sequence GTGGAACCCAGTTGTCTCGACTATCGCCTCACCGCGAAGGAACGACGAAAGTTCGAACAGGAGGGTTATTTCATCGTTCCCGATGCCCTGCCGGCGTCGTTGGTCGGCGATCTGGCGGCGGTAGTCGACCGGCTCGATTGCCGGCATCGCCAGACAAACGGCATTGATGCCGGAGAGATGATCCATATCCTGGATTTCATCGGACGCGACGACCTGTTCCTCCGGTTGCTGGATTGGCCCCTGACGTTTCCCAAGGTGTGGGGGATCCTCGGCTGGAACATCCAGCTCTACCACACCGACATGGTCATTACCCCGCCCGGAAGGGTTCGACCGCCCGGGAAGAAACGGCTGGAGTGGCACCAGGACAGCGGCCGCCTGAACCTGGAATTGGAAGGTGACCCGCGGCCCAGGGTTTCGCTGAAGATCGGCTTCTTCCTCACGGACACGTCGCAACCCGGTTGCGGCAACTTCACCATCGTGCCCGGAAGCCACCGCCGCAACCGATTGCCCCTGCCTGACGACGGTGTCTCCGACCCGCCCGATGCCCTGACCGTCTGCGTCCCGCCGGGGACTGCGGTCTTCTTCGACCGGCGGCTCTGGCACTCGGGTAGTCCCAACGATTCGGACTGGACGCGGAAAGTCCTGTTCTACGGTTACAGCTACCGCTGGCTCAGGCCGCGGGACGACATGACCGTGGATCACCTGATGGATCGCTGCGGCCCCATTCGCCGGCAGCTCCTGGGCGCCGGCACCGGCGGCATGGGTTACACCTCGCCCGGACCCGAGGATGTTCCCCTCAAGGCCTGGATGGAACGGCATCTGCCGCCGGAGGCCGTGCCCGATTAG
- a CDS encoding SDR family oxidoreductase produces MTEFSSPDTKIPPLVGTLPPQCQKDVEIMRRSIRAAIRQEPPADPVSPADFREVLLTGATGFIGRFFLRDLLQQNLRLVVHCLVRAESEEHGFERLRTALQEADLWEDTFAPRIRAVAGDMGQVRFGLSQADFDGYCRRIDAVYHLAADINLSSSYMAIRELNTLSVGNLMELCLRRRFKHLFHASTMGVFPQYFYSFAREFKDSPIGHQAQPDLDMMKREFPIGFLGYSWSKLASEQVLLFAQQAGLPLAIFRLPHVNISSTGYVRANDLAVKMFAAALEAETIPEGLTFRSGHEAVDTLSRACTAISLNPERRFTIYHCCNPQLDYYDLEFADFGTYLPQVSYESFKRACQAMENSALHGQWAVLDHFAKYWFSQDKPQHRLPISDRALREDCPHRIQWPGVMTKLRHSYQWVMDHQSQWPHPISQGRLDFDGLISRAERYAEDNGVSFDQAYPPWMCRNLEQLVRAVRTSEVRLLEDKLPGLVFDFGRLLRNNAAFARERMQYPEIEREGITRPVFIVGINRTGTTYLHRLMARDPRFWSLRGYEYAEPVLSKEEYATIGGTGDDPRRARVEEMLESSRVVEVFKGVHDFDVDEPAEDFPILNMAFGAWTSTVRFHIPEFGRWLAATGSRHAYAHHHRYHAALQLAASPTTAWPPRPMVVQDALSPHGAGDPGRDLSGRPVHPDA; encoded by the coding sequence GTGACTGAATTCTCCTCGCCCGACACCAAAATACCGCCGCTCGTCGGGACGCTGCCGCCGCAGTGTCAGAAGGACGTCGAGATCATGCGCCGGTCCATCCGCGCCGCGATCAGACAGGAGCCGCCGGCCGACCCGGTGTCCCCGGCCGATTTCCGAGAGGTCTTGCTGACGGGCGCGACCGGCTTCATCGGCCGGTTCTTTCTGCGCGACCTCCTGCAACAGAATCTCCGCCTGGTCGTGCACTGCCTGGTCCGGGCCGAAAGTGAGGAGCATGGATTCGAGCGCCTGCGCACCGCCCTGCAAGAGGCGGACCTCTGGGAGGACACGTTCGCTCCACGGATTCGCGCGGTGGCCGGGGACATGGGCCAAGTCCGATTCGGTCTGAGCCAAGCGGATTTCGATGGCTACTGCCGGCGGATCGACGCCGTCTATCATCTTGCAGCCGATATCAATCTCTCTTCCTCATACATGGCGATCCGGGAACTCAATACACTCAGTGTCGGCAATTTGATGGAACTCTGTCTGCGCAGGCGCTTCAAGCACCTGTTCCATGCCTCGACCATGGGCGTGTTTCCGCAGTATTTCTATTCCTTCGCACGCGAATTCAAAGACAGCCCCATCGGCCACCAGGCGCAACCGGATCTCGACATGATGAAGCGAGAGTTTCCGATTGGGTTTTTGGGCTATTCATGGAGCAAGCTGGCATCCGAGCAGGTCCTTCTGTTTGCGCAGCAGGCCGGATTGCCGTTGGCGATATTCCGGCTGCCGCATGTCAATATCTCCAGTACCGGTTACGTCCGGGCCAACGACCTGGCGGTGAAGATGTTTGCTGCCGCGCTGGAGGCCGAAACCATACCGGAAGGGCTCACCTTTCGATCCGGCCACGAGGCGGTCGATACGCTGAGCCGGGCCTGCACGGCCATCTCCTTGAATCCCGAACGGCGTTTCACCATCTACCATTGCTGCAACCCCCAACTGGATTATTACGACCTCGAATTCGCCGATTTCGGGACCTATTTGCCGCAGGTTTCCTACGAGTCGTTCAAGCGCGCCTGCCAGGCCATGGAGAACTCGGCCCTTCACGGACAATGGGCGGTGCTCGATCATTTTGCGAAGTATTGGTTCAGCCAGGACAAACCGCAGCACAGGTTGCCCATTTCGGACCGTGCGCTCCGGGAGGACTGTCCGCACCGGATCCAATGGCCGGGGGTGATGACCAAGCTTCGGCACTCCTACCAGTGGGTCATGGACCACCAATCGCAATGGCCCCATCCCATTTCACAGGGCCGCCTGGACTTCGACGGCCTGATCTCACGGGCGGAGCGCTACGCCGAGGACAACGGAGTCTCTTTCGATCAGGCGTATCCCCCCTGGATGTGTCGAAACCTGGAGCAATTGGTACGCGCTGTGCGAACTTCCGAGGTCAGACTGCTGGAGGACAAGCTTCCTGGGCTGGTCTTCGACTTCGGCCGTCTCTTGCGAAACAACGCCGCGTTTGCCCGGGAACGGATGCAGTACCCGGAAATCGAAAGGGAGGGGATCACGCGGCCGGTGTTCATCGTCGGGATCAACCGAACCGGCACCACCTACCTGCATCGCCTCATGGCGCGGGACCCGAGATTCTGGTCGTTGCGGGGTTATGAGTACGCCGAGCCGGTCTTGTCAAAGGAGGAATACGCCACGATCGGGGGTACAGGGGACGACCCCCGCCGGGCGCGGGTCGAGGAAATGCTCGAATCGTCCCGGGTGGTCGAAGTCTTCAAAGGGGTTCACGACTTCGACGTCGACGAACCGGCAGAGGACTTCCCGATCTTGAACATGGCCTTCGGCGCATGGACCTCCACCGTTCGATTTCATATTCCCGAATTCGGCCGGTGGCTGGCCGCCACCGGTTCGCGGCACGCCTATGCCCACCACCACCGATATCATGCAGCACTACAATTGGCAGCGTCGCCAACGACAGCCTGGCCACCACGGCCAATGGTTGTTCAAGATGCCCTTTCACCTCATGGAGCTGGAGACCCTGGTCGAGACCTATCCGGACGCCCTGTTCATCCAGACGCATAG
- a CDS encoding STAS domain-containing protein codes for MPPLIKWSRRSGILIAMPVGRIDGTNYLECQNILESGIDPEEGALILDFARLGYISSAGLRVCLVIAKKFNEPGKAFGICNLSSSIRDIVTVSGFDQIIPLHESQGAAIEAITGVTGFESDRAATQAASTIPTKRSVNFDIVGENIRDIANFTIEKYEYKHDRTLSLQAREAAIAGITNALWRFVERLRTRRQKILEEMFSSAEKALDEVIAKTD; via the coding sequence ATGCCACCATTAATCAAATGGAGCCGGAGATCAGGAATTCTGATCGCGATGCCGGTCGGACGCATTGACGGAACCAACTATCTCGAATGCCAAAACATCCTGGAGTCCGGTATCGATCCCGAAGAGGGCGCCCTGATTCTGGATTTTGCACGATTGGGCTACATCAGCAGCGCGGGACTTCGCGTCTGCCTGGTCATTGCCAAGAAGTTCAACGAACCGGGAAAGGCCTTCGGCATCTGCAACCTCTCCAGTTCGATCCGCGACATCGTCACCGTCAGCGGCTTTGATCAGATTATCCCGCTTCACGAATCTCAGGGGGCGGCAATCGAAGCCATCACGGGGGTGACCGGCTTCGAAAGCGACCGGGCGGCAACTCAGGCGGCCAGCACCATCCCAACGAAGCGCTCGGTCAACTTCGATATCGTCGGAGAGAACATCCGGGATATTGCCAATTTCACGATCGAAAAATACGAATACAAGCACGACCGAACCCTCTCCCTCCAGGCACGGGAGGCGGCGATCGCCGGAATTACGAATGCCCTGTGGCGGTTCGTCGAGCGTTTGAGGACCCGGCGCCAAAAGATTCTTGAGGAGATGTTCAGCTCGGCTGAGAAGGCGTTGGACGAGGTCATCGCAAAGACGGACTAA
- a CDS encoding acyltransferase domain-containing protein: MSSHSREDAVAIVGYAYRMPGGIRTDDDFWSLLSEREIVREPITERYGRGYRPIGEFSGPGRFASAYEGLIREEGEKLFDRSLFGMSHHEMLSADPHVRMLLTCTWETCEQAGWDLQSLHNSRTGVFVGAQVPATSNWRRPLGATEFSIASISVAMLANRISYHFNLMGPSLACCTACSASLTALHTALNALRSGDCEQAFVGSANYLGSARLSTGFNALGVISPDGRCHSFDAEANGYMRSEGAFVFAVKPLAAAERDGDPIHAVVESTAINAAGAADGAVGMAAGRYITAPTRHAQVELMRTACARAGRAPQDFDYIEAHATGTVVGDRIEGNAIGEAFGGGRTAPLRVASVKSNVGHMEAAAFTCALLKVVLMMRRRTFAPVSKNYLVPNPEIDFESCPMQVQTGCEPFPDHPVVVGINSFGFGGSNGHCVVREYRPEHRPIWSVPLAREAGFMIPLSARTPGALKQSARKLREALDDREMDLYTLAGNLSRRRTHFAARTSFAARTRKELIEALKGFESDPVPISTVDDGERRIAMVFSGQGTQWAGCGRALYESDPVFRRVIDAIEEHWREHSDISLRDACFSAPQEALNEVQLAQPAIFMLQCALVELFKTWGVYPDCVAGHSSGEVAAAYACGALSLAEATRLVFHRARLQQRTAGSGRMLAIGLDRPGVEELLETLRVALQPGAGGAAHVEIACENAPASTVICGKEAILRPIMEELDRRHLQNRLIPGNIAFHSSAMEPIHENALSALTFLNDCAFDSDLPMVSSVTGVETKKLDNDYWWSNIRRPVRFSAAMETMVRNHRPDVFLEIAPHSALQPTIVQCLEGNAEGPACIPTLIRDTDVCLGFQEALGALFRAGVDLDFAVQFPRPEPIAHLLPGYPRDDQGASDEMSDDEMFLDLGEYAHGPLIGHRVPCEHLLFEARLSERDFPWLAEHRVHHASIMPAAGYIELLLQAFGGHPLHVETLEFLQPCPIGKTPVRLHTELLPVANAPDEFTFTISSRSYEIDAQSEMHSRGKLRLVDSEFPVNVPLRLADIDTTGFEPYYFVGESDFYERIDASLGETFQYGPYFRNIKRVLWEGNSADYLFDVEMDEQLWTTGRQEGYVANPALLDGGLQIFLYHLLRATDIFAMPRRAQGVTFLRPPTGPRLTCYVKKEKDWADVNELGQFTERRGERSGGSIRFYDGDTGGLVACIDAYVSFNSNPRWNDLPRSKHVVSWQPKFVEEAQSLLNVPPGGEIEAAAVIAALEQPAGSPRACHVMEVAGGRTPEQAILNQCLDYMAGGNAQTEYWLVGATQEQVHAHYDAFHGQDSAVRFARLDLASEKAPELDAGLIRPHAAELLMLHDDAATFGPEQWRLLRRLAVPGGLALVVHGNGSSIEPDAGWTTVRAGRRTTLLQAPELDANPPEPRRLAGPRWVIGEPDSLAAEWLGFLDASQAVPISYSELEAGRVGALADRPGAADLEAIDIICGADPEDPTGQQLVTRLVSFVKAVIPFRVEHARRPCRLTVVTRRAVLDVTEPRAGAVWGAFRSISQEIAADVGAEAAIDFRLVDLGAAEDLKTLAWLGECDLRERELAVRGNRVWAPRLIHVRERSPLVPAGENSTYRLTLDNPGQIGGLQMKTCEPVPLGRYDVEVDVAAALNFRDVMVTLGLLPALSYERSALGRSVGIEASGVVRRVGPAVRTCSVGDAVAFTQGGCITNRAVVKDYLVFVKPPSLSMEEAASVLSVYVTAYYSLVYLARLRKGRRVLIHSAMGGVGQAAIALAKHAGAEIYATAGSEGKREQLRGMGVRAAFDSHSFDWYEGVMEATAGEGVDVVLNSLSGRHIALCLEALRPGGWHCEIGKVDIYADNALSLSVFRKNLRFAAIDIDRLMNDDPELARELSQECVNLLDQGAVPPLPVTCFEYGDYAQALRLMTTGRHTGKLVLKAPPEPGAERFPIVDLRPYLDPEATYLVSGALGGFGRLLLPYLAAAGARHVTLMDRDPRRRRTADWVRKTSALWYLTEEMEIEIVPGNVAREADVRRCVDELDRPLKGVFHLAGALDDCLLADLTPESLAKVFAPKARGALNLHNATADCPLDHFVLFSSVASTFGNPGQINYSAANGFLDSLAAFRRREGRPALSYNLAAVAEAGMASRNLQVLRLTRSSGMPPVSADFSVSNLDYAMRSTADRDHLITAVFSRPPMTVDSPDYMRTGRLLSNPDAFSVDVGGQLTLDTVVTQIAGKVAELCGHDEGGPEETLSSFGLTSISVAELGAFIRMQFNYQVSALELMTTASSLSLAQDIIHGKHDVEEDETGTAAAGRDDAVRAAGQHVRRAPSAFANRLEDHFPQDPGVEPGFLAELATR, translated from the coding sequence ATGAGTTCCCATAGTCGCGAAGACGCCGTTGCGATCGTCGGTTACGCCTACCGCATGCCGGGTGGAATCCGGACCGACGACGACTTCTGGAGCTTGCTCAGCGAACGCGAGATCGTTCGGGAACCGATCACCGAACGTTACGGAAGGGGCTACCGGCCCATCGGAGAGTTCTCCGGGCCGGGCCGGTTTGCCAGCGCATACGAAGGGCTGATCCGCGAGGAAGGGGAGAAGCTCTTCGATCGCAGCCTTTTCGGAATGTCGCACCACGAAATGCTGTCCGCCGACCCGCACGTGCGGATGCTGTTGACGTGCACCTGGGAGACCTGCGAGCAAGCGGGATGGGACTTGCAGTCGTTGCACAACAGCCGCACCGGCGTGTTCGTCGGCGCACAGGTGCCGGCCACCTCCAACTGGCGCAGGCCGCTCGGTGCAACCGAGTTCTCCATCGCCAGCATCAGCGTGGCCATGCTGGCCAACCGGATCTCCTATCACTTCAACCTGATGGGGCCGTCGCTCGCTTGTTGCACCGCTTGCTCCGCCAGCTTGACCGCATTGCACACGGCGTTGAACGCGCTCCGCTCCGGCGACTGCGAACAAGCCTTCGTCGGGTCGGCCAACTACCTGGGGTCCGCTCGCCTCAGCACCGGGTTCAATGCCTTGGGCGTCATCAGTCCGGACGGGAGATGCCACTCCTTCGACGCGGAAGCCAACGGATACATGCGCTCGGAAGGCGCGTTCGTCTTCGCCGTCAAACCCTTGGCGGCGGCCGAACGGGACGGGGACCCCATCCACGCCGTGGTGGAGTCGACAGCGATCAATGCGGCCGGCGCGGCCGATGGCGCCGTCGGAATGGCGGCGGGGCGGTACATCACCGCACCCACCCGGCATGCGCAGGTGGAGTTGATGCGCACGGCGTGCGCCCGGGCCGGCCGCGCACCGCAGGACTTCGACTATATCGAAGCCCACGCCACCGGCACCGTGGTGGGCGACCGCATCGAAGGCAACGCCATCGGCGAAGCGTTCGGCGGCGGGCGCACGGCGCCCCTGCGGGTTGCAAGCGTGAAGAGCAACGTGGGGCACATGGAAGCGGCGGCTTTCACGTGCGCCCTGCTCAAGGTCGTGTTGATGATGCGGCGCCGGACCTTCGCGCCGGTGTCGAAAAACTACCTGGTTCCGAATCCGGAGATCGACTTCGAAAGTTGTCCGATGCAGGTGCAGACCGGCTGCGAGCCGTTCCCCGACCACCCGGTGGTGGTCGGTATCAACTCGTTCGGTTTCGGCGGTTCCAACGGGCACTGCGTGGTCCGGGAATACCGGCCCGAGCACCGTCCCATCTGGTCGGTGCCGCTGGCGCGGGAAGCAGGATTCATGATCCCCCTGTCGGCGCGGACGCCGGGGGCGCTGAAACAGAGCGCGCGCAAGCTGCGGGAAGCGCTCGACGATCGGGAGATGGACCTGTATACCTTGGCAGGCAATCTCAGCCGCCGCCGCACCCATTTTGCCGCGCGAACCTCATTTGCGGCACGCACCCGGAAGGAATTGATCGAGGCATTGAAGGGCTTTGAGAGTGATCCCGTTCCCATCAGCACGGTCGACGACGGAGAGCGCCGAATCGCCATGGTGTTCTCCGGTCAGGGAACACAGTGGGCGGGTTGCGGCCGCGCGCTGTACGAGTCCGACCCTGTTTTTCGCCGCGTCATCGATGCCATCGAGGAACACTGGCGGGAACACTCCGATATCTCGTTGCGCGACGCCTGTTTCTCCGCTCCGCAAGAAGCACTCAACGAAGTCCAGTTGGCCCAGCCCGCCATATTCATGCTTCAGTGCGCGTTGGTGGAACTGTTCAAGACCTGGGGCGTCTACCCCGACTGTGTGGCCGGACACAGCTCCGGCGAGGTGGCTGCGGCCTATGCCTGTGGGGCGCTGTCTTTGGCGGAGGCGACGCGCCTCGTGTTCCATCGCGCCAGGTTGCAGCAGCGCACGGCCGGGTCGGGCCGCATGCTGGCCATCGGCCTGGATCGGCCGGGCGTCGAGGAACTGCTCGAGACCTTGCGTGTGGCCTTGCAGCCCGGGGCAGGTGGGGCGGCGCACGTCGAGATCGCTTGCGAGAACGCACCGGCCAGCACGGTCATCTGCGGCAAGGAGGCCATTTTGCGCCCCATCATGGAAGAGTTGGACCGCCGCCACCTGCAGAATCGCCTGATTCCGGGCAACATCGCCTTTCATTCCAGTGCCATGGAGCCGATCCACGAGAACGCACTCTCGGCTCTGACCTTCCTGAACGACTGCGCGTTCGACTCTGACCTGCCCATGGTTTCCTCAGTGACCGGCGTCGAGACGAAGAAGCTGGACAACGACTACTGGTGGTCGAACATACGGCGGCCCGTAAGGTTCTCGGCGGCGATGGAGACCATGGTGCGGAATCACCGGCCCGATGTCTTTCTGGAAATCGCACCGCACAGCGCCTTGCAGCCCACCATCGTGCAGTGCCTGGAAGGCAATGCCGAGGGGCCGGCCTGCATTCCGACGCTGATTCGCGACACCGACGTCTGCCTCGGATTTCAGGAAGCTCTCGGAGCCCTGTTCCGGGCCGGCGTGGACCTGGACTTCGCCGTCCAATTCCCTCGCCCCGAGCCGATCGCCCACCTGCTGCCAGGGTATCCCCGCGACGATCAGGGGGCATCCGACGAGATGAGCGACGATGAAATGTTCCTCGATCTGGGCGAGTATGCCCACGGTCCACTGATCGGCCATCGGGTCCCGTGCGAACATCTACTGTTCGAAGCCCGGCTCTCGGAGCGGGACTTTCCCTGGTTGGCGGAGCATCGGGTGCACCATGCTTCGATCATGCCGGCAGCCGGCTACATCGAACTGCTCCTGCAGGCGTTCGGTGGGCATCCGTTGCACGTGGAAACACTGGAATTCCTGCAGCCGTGTCCCATCGGCAAGACGCCGGTTCGGCTGCACACGGAACTCCTTCCGGTGGCCAATGCGCCGGACGAATTCACCTTCACCATCTCGTCCCGTTCCTACGAAATCGACGCGCAAAGTGAAATGCACTCCCGCGGAAAGTTACGTTTGGTGGACAGCGAGTTCCCGGTGAACGTTCCGTTGCGCCTGGCGGATATCGATACGACCGGTTTCGAGCCCTACTACTTCGTGGGCGAGAGCGATTTCTACGAGCGCATCGACGCCAGCCTCGGCGAGACATTCCAGTACGGTCCGTACTTCCGGAACATCAAACGTGTTCTGTGGGAAGGCAATTCGGCCGACTACCTGTTCGACGTCGAAATGGATGAGCAGTTATGGACGACCGGCCGCCAGGAAGGGTATGTCGCGAACCCGGCGCTGCTCGACGGAGGACTTCAAATCTTTCTCTATCATTTGCTCCGCGCGACGGACATCTTCGCCATGCCGCGGCGCGCTCAAGGAGTGACGTTCCTGCGTCCGCCGACCGGTCCGCGTTTGACCTGTTATGTGAAGAAGGAGAAAGACTGGGCGGACGTGAACGAACTGGGGCAGTTCACGGAACGGCGCGGCGAGCGATCCGGGGGCAGCATCCGATTCTACGACGGAGACACCGGCGGCCTGGTTGCGTGTATCGACGCGTACGTCTCGTTCAACTCCAACCCGCGCTGGAATGACCTGCCCCGCAGCAAGCACGTGGTCTCGTGGCAGCCCAAGTTCGTGGAAGAAGCGCAGTCTTTGTTGAACGTCCCGCCGGGCGGCGAGATCGAGGCCGCGGCGGTGATCGCCGCCCTGGAGCAGCCTGCCGGCTCCCCCCGTGCTTGTCACGTCATGGAGGTCGCGGGCGGGCGGACCCCGGAGCAGGCCATCCTCAATCAATGTCTCGACTACATGGCCGGCGGCAACGCTCAAACCGAGTACTGGCTGGTGGGCGCCACACAGGAGCAGGTCCATGCCCACTACGACGCGTTTCATGGCCAGGATTCCGCCGTGCGCTTCGCCCGCCTCGATCTCGCATCAGAGAAGGCGCCGGAGTTGGACGCCGGCCTGATACGGCCGCATGCCGCCGAGCTCCTGATGCTCCATGATGACGCTGCCACGTTCGGACCGGAACAATGGCGCCTGCTGCGCCGTTTGGCGGTCCCCGGCGGCTTGGCGCTGGTGGTCCACGGCAATGGATCATCGATTGAGCCGGACGCCGGCTGGACCACGGTGCGGGCCGGCCGGAGGACGACTCTGCTGCAGGCGCCGGAGCTGGACGCAAACCCGCCCGAACCGCGCCGGCTCGCCGGGCCGCGTTGGGTCATCGGCGAACCGGACAGCCTGGCGGCCGAGTGGTTGGGTTTCCTCGATGCGTCTCAGGCGGTCCCCATTTCCTACTCGGAATTGGAGGCCGGCCGCGTCGGCGCCCTCGCCGACCGGCCTGGAGCGGCCGACCTGGAAGCGATCGACATCATCTGCGGCGCCGATCCGGAAGACCCGACCGGACAACAGTTGGTGACGCGCCTGGTCTCCTTCGTCAAGGCGGTGATCCCCTTCCGCGTGGAGCACGCTCGCCGCCCCTGCCGCCTGACCGTGGTGACCCGCCGCGCCGTATTGGACGTGACGGAACCGCGTGCAGGCGCCGTGTGGGGAGCGTTTCGCAGCATCAGCCAGGAGATCGCCGCGGACGTGGGCGCGGAAGCCGCCATCGATTTTCGGCTGGTGGATCTGGGCGCCGCCGAGGATCTGAAGACGCTGGCCTGGCTCGGCGAGTGCGACCTGCGCGAGCGGGAGCTGGCGGTACGCGGCAACCGGGTGTGGGCGCCGCGCCTGATCCACGTTCGGGAGCGGTCTCCTCTGGTGCCGGCAGGCGAGAATTCGACCTACCGGCTGACCCTGGACAATCCAGGCCAGATCGGCGGTCTGCAGATGAAGACCTGTGAACCCGTCCCGCTGGGGCGGTACGATGTGGAGGTCGACGTGGCGGCGGCGCTCAACTTCCGCGACGTCATGGTGACGCTGGGGTTGCTTCCGGCACTCTCCTACGAGCGATCGGCCCTGGGGCGCTCGGTGGGGATTGAGGCGAGCGGTGTCGTTCGCCGCGTCGGCCCCGCCGTGCGCACCTGCAGCGTCGGCGATGCCGTGGCCTTTACCCAGGGCGGCTGCATCACCAATCGAGCCGTGGTCAAGGACTACCTGGTATTCGTCAAACCTCCGTCTCTGAGCATGGAGGAGGCCGCTTCGGTGCTTTCGGTCTACGTCACCGCCTACTATTCCCTGGTGTATCTCGCACGCCTGCGAAAGGGCCGGCGCGTGCTGATCCACTCCGCCATGGGCGGCGTCGGCCAGGCGGCGATCGCCCTGGCGAAGCACGCGGGGGCGGAGATCTACGCCACGGCCGGAAGCGAGGGCAAACGCGAACAACTGCGCGGGATGGGCGTGCGGGCGGCATTCGATTCCCACAGTTTCGACTGGTACGAAGGGGTCATGGAGGCCACTGCCGGTGAGGGAGTGGACGTGGTCCTGAATTCCCTGTCGGGACGTCATATCGCCCTCTGCCTGGAGGCTTTGCGGCCGGGTGGATGGCACTGCGAGATCGGCAAGGTGGACATCTATGCCGACAACGCCCTCAGCCTGAGCGTCTTCCGCAAGAACCTGCGCTTCGCGGCCATCGACATCGACCGCCTGATGAACGACGACCCGGAGTTGGCGCGCGAGCTTTCCCAGGAGTGCGTGAATCTGCTGGATCAGGGGGCCGTGCCGCCCTTGCCGGTCACGTGCTTCGAATATGGCGACTATGCCCAGGCGCTACGCCTGATGACCACCGGCCGGCACACGGGAAAACTGGTTCTGAAAGCTCCGCCGGAGCCCGGTGCGGAACGTTTCCCCATCGTCGATCTGCGCCCGTATCTCGACCCGGAAGCAACCTATCTGGTCTCAGGCGCGCTTGGCGGATTCGGCCGGCTGTTGCTGCCGTATCTGGCGGCCGCCGGAGCACGCCACGTCACTCTTATGGACCGCGACCCGCGTCGCCGGCGCACCGCCGACTGGGTCCGGAAGACCAGCGCCTTGTGGTACCTCACCGAGGAGATGGAGATCGAAATCGTCCCGGGAAACGTCGCCCGCGAGGCGGACGTCCGGCGGTGTGTGGACGAGTTGGATCGACCGCTCAAGGGCGTGTTCCACCTCGCGGGCGCGTTGGACGACTGCCTGTTGGCCGACCTGACGCCTGAGTCGCTGGCCAAGGTATTCGCGCCGAAAGCGCGCGGCGCCCTCAATCTCCACAACGCGACAGCCGACTGCCCCCTGGACCACTTCGTGCTGTTCTCCTCCGTCGCCTCGACCTTCGGCAACCCGGGACAGATCAACTATAGCGCCGCCAATGGGTTCCTGGACAGCTTGGCCGCCTTCCGCCGCCGCGAAGGGCGGCCCGCGCTCAGCTACAACCTGGCCGCGGTCGCCGAGGCGGGCATGGCTTCGCGCAATCTGCAAGTCCTTCGCCTCACGCGGTCGTCGGGCATGCCGCCGGTCAGCGCCGATTTCTCAGTCAGCAATCTGGACTACGCCATGCGCAGTACGGCAGACCGGGATCACCTCATCACCGCCGTCTTCTCCCGTCCGCCAATGACGGTCGACTCGCCCGACTACATGCGCACCGGACGGTTGCTCAGCAACCCGGACGCATTCTCGGTGGATGTGGGCGGCCAACTGACGCTCGACACCGTCGTGACGCAGATCGCGGGCAAGGTGGCCGAATTGTGCGGCCACGACGAGGGCGGCCCGGAAGAAACGTTGTCCAGCTTCGGCCTGACCTCCATCTCGGTCGCCGAGCTCGGAGCGTTCATCCGGATGCAGTTCAACTATCAGGTCAGCGCGCTGGAACTGATGACCACCGCCTCCTCTCTCTCGCTGGCCCAGGACATCATCCATGGAAAGCACGATGTCGAGGAGGACGAGACCGGAACGGCAGCGGCCGGACGCGACGATGCCGTCCGCGCTGCCGGACAGCACGTCCGCCGTGCGCCCTCGGCTTTCGCCAACCGGCTCGAAGACCACTTCCCGCAGGATCCCGGCGTCGAACCGGGCTTCCTGGCGGAACTCGCAACTCGCTGA
- a CDS encoding sulfotransferase, producing MPFHLMELETLVETYPDALFIQTHRSPSQFMGSWSSFVEKARSLSVHPQPRESLGPELLAFMSGMMERGVNFREAHPELEHRWMDVNYVDLVEDPLAVVHSIYERFNWPLKQSVLNTMDDWLFQQAQYRRNQPKHRYDLADYGLTSEEVNAAFSGYWDFLTRRGIRKPDA from the coding sequence ATGCCCTTTCACCTCATGGAGCTGGAGACCCTGGTCGAGACCTATCCGGACGCCCTGTTCATCCAGACGCATAGAAGCCCCAGCCAGTTCATGGGGTCCTGGAGCAGCTTTGTGGAAAAGGCCCGCTCACTATCCGTCCATCCGCAGCCGCGGGAAAGCCTCGGTCCGGAGTTATTGGCATTTATGAGCGGAATGATGGAAAGGGGCGTGAATTTCCGGGAAGCCCATCCCGAACTGGAACATCGCTGGATGGACGTGAACTACGTCGATCTGGTGGAGGATCCGCTGGCCGTGGTGCACAGCATCTACGAGCGGTTCAACTGGCCATTGAAACAGTCGGTCCTGAACACCATGGACGATTGGCTTTTCCAGCAAGCGCAGTATCGCCGCAATCAGCCGAAACACCGCTACGATCTGGCGGACTACGGCTTGACGTCCGAGGAGGTCAACGCTGCTTTTTCGGGATACTGGGACTTTCTCACGCGCAGGGGAATTCGCAAACCCGATGCGTGA